A genomic segment from Curtobacterium sp. MCSS17_007 encodes:
- a CDS encoding serine hydrolase, whose protein sequence is MNTAGQVRDAVVHEVERSGFRAHGLHVLVGDDTAEHHWSPDVRRDVHSVAKGVVVLAVGIAEHDGVLSLDEPVGTLLPDVTLGPGVPAVTLRHLLTMTSGIDMPWSPTETTDWPDLAREFLGRPTVGRSFRYANASTYTAARALAARVGDVGAYVQDRLFTPLGITDVVWDRCPLGYVVAGAGLWLRTAEVARIGRLLRDRGDVDGRQLVPAGLVDAMHGDPVVAGSSPAYDRYALAGWGGPGRLWRLHGAYGQLVLLDPVADAVVTITADDHERADATAAAVARVLADLEPVARTVT, encoded by the coding sequence GTGAACACCGCTGGGCAGGTCCGGGACGCCGTCGTGCACGAGGTCGAGCGGTCGGGGTTCCGTGCGCACGGCCTCCACGTCCTGGTCGGCGACGACACGGCGGAGCACCACTGGTCCCCGGACGTGCGGCGCGACGTGCACTCGGTCGCCAAGGGCGTCGTCGTCCTGGCCGTGGGGATCGCCGAGCACGACGGGGTGCTCTCGCTCGACGAGCCGGTCGGCACGCTGCTGCCCGACGTCACGCTCGGACCGGGCGTGCCGGCCGTGACCCTCCGCCACCTGCTCACGATGACGAGTGGCATCGACATGCCGTGGTCGCCGACCGAGACGACGGACTGGCCGGACCTGGCACGGGAGTTCCTCGGTCGCCCGACCGTCGGCAGGTCCTTCCGGTACGCGAACGCGAGCACGTACACCGCAGCACGAGCCCTGGCCGCGCGGGTCGGTGACGTCGGCGCGTACGTGCAGGACCGCCTGTTCACGCCGCTCGGCATCACGGACGTCGTCTGGGACCGCTGTCCGCTCGGGTACGTCGTCGCCGGCGCCGGTCTGTGGCTCCGCACCGCCGAGGTCGCGCGGATCGGCCGCCTGCTGCGGGACCGCGGGGACGTTGACGGCCGTCAGCTCGTCCCCGCGGGGCTCGTCGACGCGATGCACGGCGACCCGGTGGTGGCGGGGTCGTCCCCCGCGTACGACCGCTACGCCCTGGCCGGGTGGGGCGGACCCGGGCGGCTCTGGCGCCTGCACGGGGCGTACGGGCAGCTCGTGCTCCTCGATCCCGTCGCCGACGCGGTGGTGACGATCACCGCCGACGACCACGAGCGTGCCGATGCGACCGCGGCGGCGGTCGCTCGGGTGCTGGCCGACCTCGAGCCGGTCGCCCGCACGGTCACCTGA
- a CDS encoding proline dehydrogenase family protein, with the protein MPTPHLRDCTDDAVGLAQGWIDAARGAKVEPAAARLAQLLADRRGADFAREFVDVVVRPEDPRVVARNLERASRAVPDDLAWYLRGAVTVGGGFATMAPWAVVPSARKVLRRLAGHLVVDATPARTPAALAKVGGPDTRLDVHLLGPAVLGPAGRDRRLAAIDELLRQDVAAVTVDLDAVLPPTSRWDLDAAVADAVEHLAPLFRTAAGRPNPPVVTLQSGRSGDLERTVAVLRALLDDDGTAALTAGVTLPAELPESLDVLDDLTAWAQDRRAAGRAPVRVRITKGTLLATERIEAVLHSRPLAVSADRLTTDTAFLRLLDTALDPERTDAVHVGVATHDVFALATAHVLAERRGVTDAVEPELLLGTTRYADALRRAFGRVVVGVPLVRPDEFDAAVPFLAGRLRDIADPQSAVATTTAVDDPGVAERAAAAHVDAVAALVRPAPTSTRTQDRRRPPGDPVLPGRSGNTTDTDPSTPGNRAWAAEVLGRVPGSQRGVRTIRGARITDRGRLERLVARTAQAGVNWGRQDPDDRAELFDLIAHALETHRGALVETMVAEIGSTLTEADGEVSRAVDTAAHAADRARHLEDIAGAVPVPPRLTVVVPSWSAPLVDAADGVLTALAAGSGVVLHPATAARRTVAVFADVLWDAGVPHSLLQLVDLDGSDLARDLVAHPAVDRVVLTGAPETARSFRWWRADLPLVAELSGVVTAVVTPAADLDQAVQDVVASAFARAGQAAASVSLLVLVGSVGESARFREQLTDAVRGLRTAWPTDPTAQVGPLVAEPTNAVRTALTELRPGESWLVEPVALDDSGRLWSPGVREGVRPTADLARTAVPAPVLDVVRVETLDEAIALQHAADGGSVAALHTLDPDEVATWSDRTRAGLLVVNRPTTGARPGRQPVGGWRGTAVGPTVHRGGPLTVVGADRWDPVQRRPHRSVQLQGLGNRVTAVIEAARAGLSFEEFDHVRAGAESDAAARASLYGRSRDTADLVVERNVIRFRPQSVVVRQSSGVGAGELVRVLVAATAARAHVLLSTARPLPAELLPLFSSARSPLDVVDQVVEDDAAFLARAASGALLQDDWSDGVERELDPIDLVLAQGAEPRRHTDFGGPGSRIRLLGGDPRALEAALGAGTETTIHDDPVVESGIVEMLHFLREQTVSVTAHRHGDVSAAFSRLRL; encoded by the coding sequence ATGCCGACCCCGCACCTCCGAGACTGCACCGACGACGCGGTCGGACTGGCGCAGGGGTGGATCGACGCCGCCCGCGGGGCGAAGGTCGAGCCGGCGGCGGCACGCCTGGCACAACTGCTCGCGGACCGGCGCGGGGCCGACTTCGCGCGGGAGTTCGTCGACGTCGTCGTCCGACCCGAGGACCCGCGGGTCGTCGCCAGGAACCTCGAGCGGGCGAGCCGTGCGGTGCCGGACGACCTCGCCTGGTACCTCCGTGGCGCGGTCACGGTCGGCGGCGGTTTCGCGACCATGGCGCCGTGGGCGGTCGTGCCGTCGGCACGGAAGGTGCTCCGGCGTCTTGCGGGGCACCTCGTCGTGGACGCCACCCCGGCACGGACACCGGCCGCACTCGCGAAGGTCGGCGGACCGGACACCCGGCTCGACGTCCACCTGCTCGGTCCCGCCGTGCTCGGTCCGGCCGGCCGCGACCGGCGCCTCGCCGCGATCGACGAGCTGCTGCGCCAGGACGTGGCGGCCGTCACCGTCGACCTCGACGCGGTCCTGCCGCCGACGTCGCGCTGGGACCTCGACGCCGCCGTGGCCGACGCGGTGGAGCACCTCGCCCCGCTCTTCCGCACCGCGGCCGGGCGCCCGAACCCGCCCGTGGTCACCCTGCAGTCCGGCCGGTCCGGTGACCTCGAGCGCACGGTCGCCGTGCTCCGTGCCCTGCTCGACGACGACGGCACCGCGGCGCTGACGGCGGGGGTCACGCTGCCCGCGGAGCTGCCGGAGTCGCTCGACGTCCTCGACGATCTGACCGCCTGGGCGCAGGACCGCCGGGCGGCCGGCCGGGCACCCGTCCGTGTCCGCATCACCAAGGGGACGCTCCTCGCCACCGAGCGGATCGAGGCCGTGCTGCACAGCCGACCGCTCGCCGTCAGCGCGGACCGGCTGACGACCGACACCGCCTTCCTCCGGCTCCTCGACACGGCGCTCGACCCGGAGCGGACGGACGCCGTGCACGTCGGGGTCGCCACGCACGACGTCTTCGCCCTCGCCACCGCGCACGTCCTCGCCGAACGGCGCGGGGTGACGGACGCCGTCGAGCCCGAGCTGCTGCTCGGCACCACGCGGTACGCGGACGCCCTCCGCCGGGCGTTCGGTCGGGTCGTCGTGGGCGTGCCGCTCGTCCGGCCGGACGAGTTCGACGCCGCCGTGCCGTTCCTCGCCGGTCGTCTGCGCGACATCGCCGACCCGCAGAGCGCCGTCGCGACGACCACCGCCGTCGACGACCCGGGGGTCGCGGAGCGCGCGGCCGCCGCGCACGTCGACGCCGTCGCGGCCCTCGTCCGACCGGCACCCACCTCGACGCGGACGCAGGACCGACGGCGGCCACCGGGCGACCCGGTGCTGCCCGGACGCTCCGGGAACACGACCGACACCGACCCGTCGACCCCCGGCAACCGTGCCTGGGCCGCCGAGGTGCTCGGTCGCGTCCCCGGCTCGCAACGCGGTGTGCGGACGATCCGCGGCGCGCGGATCACCGACCGGGGGCGCCTCGAGCGCCTGGTCGCGCGGACCGCGCAGGCCGGCGTGAACTGGGGTCGGCAGGACCCGGACGACCGCGCCGAGCTCTTCGACCTCATCGCCCACGCGCTCGAGACCCACCGCGGTGCCCTCGTCGAGACCATGGTCGCCGAGATCGGTTCCACCCTGACCGAGGCCGACGGCGAGGTCAGCCGCGCGGTCGACACCGCCGCGCACGCCGCCGACCGCGCACGGCACCTCGAGGACATCGCCGGTGCGGTCCCGGTCCCGCCACGGCTCACCGTCGTCGTGCCGTCGTGGAGCGCACCGCTCGTCGACGCCGCGGACGGGGTGCTCACGGCGCTCGCCGCGGGCAGCGGCGTCGTGCTGCACCCCGCCACGGCAGCACGCCGCACGGTCGCGGTGTTCGCCGACGTGCTGTGGGACGCCGGGGTGCCGCACTCGCTGCTGCAGCTCGTCGACCTCGACGGCAGCGACCTCGCGCGTGACCTGGTGGCGCACCCGGCGGTCGACCGGGTCGTGCTGACCGGGGCGCCGGAGACCGCCCGCTCGTTCCGGTGGTGGCGGGCCGACCTGCCGCTCGTCGCGGAGCTCTCCGGTGTCGTCACCGCCGTGGTCACCCCGGCGGCGGACCTCGACCAGGCCGTGCAGGACGTCGTCGCGTCCGCCTTCGCCCGCGCCGGGCAGGCCGCGGCGTCGGTGTCGCTCCTGGTGCTCGTCGGGTCCGTCGGCGAGAGCGCACGCTTCCGCGAGCAGCTCACCGACGCCGTCCGCGGGCTGCGCACCGCGTGGCCGACCGACCCCACCGCACAGGTCGGGCCGCTCGTCGCCGAACCGACCAACGCCGTGCGCACCGCGCTGACCGAGCTGCGGCCGGGGGAGTCGTGGCTCGTCGAACCCGTCGCGCTCGACGACAGCGGTCGACTCTGGTCGCCCGGTGTGCGCGAGGGGGTCCGGCCCACCGCCGACCTCGCACGGACGGCCGTGCCGGCCCCCGTGCTGGACGTCGTCCGCGTCGAGACCCTCGACGAGGCGATCGCGTTGCAGCACGCAGCGGACGGCGGGTCGGTCGCCGCCCTCCACACCCTCGACCCCGACGAGGTCGCGACCTGGTCCGACCGCACCCGGGCAGGGCTGCTCGTCGTGAACCGCCCGACCACCGGTGCCCGCCCCGGACGGCAGCCCGTCGGTGGGTGGCGGGGGACCGCCGTGGGGCCCACCGTCCACCGCGGCGGCCCGCTGACCGTCGTCGGTGCCGACCGCTGGGACCCCGTGCAGCGCCGACCGCACCGCAGCGTCCAGCTCCAGGGACTCGGCAACCGGGTCACCGCGGTCATCGAAGCGGCGCGCGCGGGCCTGTCCTTCGAGGAGTTCGACCACGTCCGTGCCGGTGCCGAGAGCGACGCCGCCGCGCGTGCGTCGCTGTACGGACGATCGCGGGACACCGCGGACCTGGTCGTCGAGCGCAACGTCATCCGGTTCCGACCGCAGTCGGTGGTCGTCCGGCAGTCCTCCGGGGTCGGCGCCGGCGAGCTCGTCCGCGTGCTCGTGGCGGCGACCGCGGCCCGAGCGCACGTGCTCCTCAGCACCGCGCGGCCGCTGCCCGCCGAGCTCCTGCCGCTGTTCTCCTCGGCGCGCTCACCGCTCGACGTGGTGGACCAGGTGGTCGAGGACGACGCGGCCTTCCTGGCGCGCGCGGCGTCGGGCGCCCTGCTGCAGGACGACTGGTCGGACGGCGTGGAGCGCGAGCTCGACCCCATCGACCTGGTGCTCGCGCAGGGGGCGGAGCCACGGCGGCACACGGACTTCGGCGGTCCGGGTTCCCGGATCCGGCTGCTCGGTGGCGACCCGCGCGCGCTCGAGGCCGCCCTGGGTGCCGGCACCGAGACGACCATCCACGACGACCCCGTGGTGGAGTCCGGCATCGTCGAGATGCTGCACTTCCTCCGCGAGCAGACCGTCTCGGTCACCGCGCACCGGCACGGGGACGTCTCGGCCGCGTTCAGCCGACTGCGGCTCTGA
- a CDS encoding MarR family winged helix-turn-helix transcriptional regulator, whose protein sequence is MAEQGGDGHDWATWDAFHDVWRRLDRALDHAVQEGAGISIPEFEILIGLHRDPDHRLRVRDVAAGIGWEKSRVSHQVTRMVARGLVARADCPTDGRGSWVTMTADGRRAVLAGIRAHTAALEQLFWRPVGADADALRSVSHRVLDALGPAVPEE, encoded by the coding sequence ATGGCGGAGCAGGGCGGCGACGGGCACGACTGGGCGACGTGGGACGCGTTCCACGACGTCTGGCGTCGACTCGACCGGGCGCTCGACCACGCCGTGCAGGAGGGGGCGGGCATCTCGATCCCGGAGTTCGAGATCCTGATCGGCCTGCACCGCGACCCGGACCACCGGTTGCGCGTCCGTGACGTCGCAGCGGGCATCGGTTGGGAGAAGTCGCGTGTCAGCCACCAGGTCACCCGCATGGTCGCCCGCGGACTCGTCGCGCGGGCCGACTGCCCGACCGACGGCCGCGGCAGCTGGGTGACGATGACCGCCGACGGACGGCGCGCGGTGCTCGCCGGCATCCGCGCCCACACCGCGGCACTCGAGCAGCTGTTCTGGAGGCCCGTGGGGGCCGACGCCGACGCCCTGCGGTCCGTCTCGCACCGCGTCCTCGACGCGCTCGGCCCGGCCGTTCCCGAGGAGTGA